The following nucleotide sequence is from Pseudobacteriovorax antillogorgiicola.
CGGAAGTCCTCGTCGAAACCTTCTTTGAGGCCTTCCATAATTTTTAGATGCCCCAAAATATCTTGTTCCACAATCTCCGCTATCTGAATGGGCTCCAGTACCTGCATATCTTTCATCTGTGAAAGTCTGGGGTTCTGTAGGTCAAAGAAATATAGAAGCTTGACTTGGCCATCTTTTAATTTACTAAGGTAGTAATCAATTTGAGTCTGACTACCACGATTGAATTGAAAAACAACCAAGCGGCTTTTAAACTTGCCTTGAAGGGTCTTCAGTGGCTCTAAGTCTTGGTCAGTGGCGTAAACACGAGCCCCAAGTAAAAGCAGAATTTCTGCCAACTTCAGGCCAAGGGGACTACTAGCACCGTGGACCCAAATGGACCTGTATTTTACAAAACTAACTATGGATTCTACTTGCTTACGATTCATCAATTAGGCTCATCTAGCTAGGGTAGAGGCCTTATCAGTCTTTTTAGGAAAAATATTTAGCGATTCTGCAAATCATTACGTGGGATAAGAATTGGGTAAGGGAAATCCTGATGGCTCCCTCACCCGGCTTTACTCTTTAGTAGCGACGTCGACAAGAAATCAATGAGCATCTTTGCGAGTAAGACTCATTGAAGCAACGATCGAAGGCGGCATTGGTTGCCTGTCCCTCTCGAACACCGAAACCAGTGAAGGTCCTTCCTTGATTATCTGTTACAAGGCAGACCCAGCTGTCGCCAGGTGTTGGGCTAGGATCGCTTCCGTAATCGTTGCGCAAGGTATCCTCAAGCCTTCTAACTTCCCGTCGGATATCGTCTGAGAGTTGGTCCAAAGAGTAAGGGACGCGGCGCAGATCGTACAGGCGATCTTCGAGGTCCTTAAAGTCCCGGTCCAATCTGTTCAAGGAGCTAAGGACGCGGCTGAAGCGTTCGCCATCACGAAGTGGCTCCACAATATCCATGCGCACTTCGTTACTTAAGTAAAAAGCCTGATCCGAAACATCTTCTAAGATATAACGGATCTGACGATCCGTACTCTGGCGGGCTAAACGGCTAGATTCTGAATCTAGTTTGCCTAATGAGTACTCAAGGTCACGAGCCTCATCGATAGCATCTTGTCTTGAGTTTGAAGCAAACGCTGCCTGGCAGAGCAAACTGAGGCTGAGGCCAATTCCTAACAATCTTTTCATGGTGTCTCCTTAGCAAGAGTGAGGTGTTTCCGCTTTGTCGTATTCGACAAGCAAGTTCGTTCAAGCCAGGCCCATTCCATTGGCTGGTAAACCTTAGTTGCCAAAATCGGATAGACCTTTTGAAAAATTTTTCATCTTGAACCGGCTTAGTCTTAGTAGGAAGTGACCCGTGAGACAAGGCCCCCCAAGGGCTAAAATGTTCTGCTGACTCGATTAGTGTTCTGCCTGCTTTTTAGGACTAATAGTTTCGAATGGAAGTTCAATAGACTGCTAACTATGATTTTAAAGACCTGAAATCTATATTGATAAATGCGGTCATTATAAATCTACTAATAGTAATCTATAAAATGGCCGATCACTTCTTGGGCATCTATTTCAACGTGGTAAGCATTATGGCGTCAAGAAATTTAATTGTTCTGGGAATCGCTGTCTTGGGCTTCTTGCTGCTGATGAAGTTCAAGCCACTTACAGAGCAGGGTAAAAAGCCTGAGCAAAATTTGGCTCTTAAAGCAGCCTCTGGAGACATTCAAGCTATCTCGAAGCAAGATCACCAGGAGTTTAGCCAGCGGAAGAAACGAATTGATCGCCTTCGCGAGCAATACAAAGAAGAGCAAAGGCTGGGGGTCTTGAGTGAAGAATTTCCTCTAGAAAATGGAAAAATTAGCGTGGGGCTACGGTTTAAGCCTGAGAAGCAATGGTGCCAATTGGGAGAGCTCGACTTCATTGCCAAACGACTTTCTGTATACCCCCAACTTAAACTTCTGGTCAGTATCGAAGATCTTGGTGAGCGCAAGGTATTGTTCAGCCAAGAAGTGGGATTAGATGTCCTTAGGTCGGGGGGGATTGTAAAGGCTAGTGTCGAGCAGCCTGAAAAGCAGAAGACAATCGGATTGTATCTTTGCACGAGTCGCAGTTCCAGGGCAGGCTGCTACAGCAAGAGCAAGGCTAAGTACGATGAAAATATGACCAAGGACTACCTTCAAGGCTTATCTTCAAAGCGTATTCCGCCATCACAAGTCTTCTTCTTTCAGCTGCTGTTTCTTCAGAATCAATCGCTCAAAGTTCCCCCGACGCTGCTTAAAGACCGAAAGTATTTTAATAGCCTCAAAGGTCTGATGAATCATGACAACAATCGTAATGTGGCAAAATACGCGTTCAACACCAGCAAAAGCTTAGGCAACTTTCCGCCTGAGATTCGCAAGGGCTGGCTGACTGTAAAACTGCCCTATAACGATCCGCGTTGTAACTTATCACGCTAAAGGAGCTTTGTATGAAGTGGGGACATCAGGAATCAGGCGCATCTCAATTGGGTATGATTATTGGGATGCTGTTAGTGGGAGGCGTCGCAGGCAAGTTTGCGATCGATCAATCATCGGAAATGTCTGTGATTCAACAGAAGGCAAGTCTTAATTCTGAGCAAAGCCTCTTGCAAGAATCTGCAGTATCTAGCCTGGGAGTCGTGAAAGTTCTTTTTCAGTATAACAATGGCGAACCTGCACTTTATGCCTCTGATTACTTCTCCAATAAATGGACTCTAGTTGATAATTCAGCGTCCAACTCAACCTGGAAACTCCAAGACGACTCTGTACAACTAAAATCCTTGGATGCAGGAGATACCCAATTTGATCAGGTTTTTGTTAAAGACGGTCAGAGCCTGACAATGCAAAATCAAGTAAAGATTGTTGATCTACTCGTTGAAGAGAAGCCGCCATTCGAGTTTCGGTATAAGGCTATCGTTGAATCGACTGCTCAAGACGAAAATGGCAAGAAGAGAAAGTTGATGGCTGTTATCGATCTTCCCGATCCACCATCACCTTCTGTTGAACTCACGGGAGCGCCACCCTCCACTTATGCGACTCCATTTTTAGGCTCTGAGGCGACTCTCTCGGTGCTTGTTACGGGGTTGGCAACATCAGGATCTGTATTTGTCAATGGCCAATTAGTTGAAACTCTAGACATGTCTGGCTCTAAAAATCATAAATCAAATTTCAAGGCAGGGGAGCTCACACTCCTTAATACCCACGAATCTAGTACGGTAGTGAAGCTTGGAATGTGTCATTGGAAGGAGCCCAATGATGAACCAGTTGAGTACGACGTCCGTGTCGAAGTCAAGGATGTAAATGGCGATACCATTGTGCTTCAAGAAAAGCTATTCATGAAGCAGCCAAGCAACTATGCAGCATCAGTTGCCAAGTGTCCTTCGGAGTGTAAGAAAAAGAGCTTAGTCTGGCGCAATGGTGATGATGACCGCTTTGTCGAGAATGCCATTGCCTGCCTTTCTGCTGAAGAGAATGGGAATGTGGGGCAAGACTCTTTTATGTATTCAGTTTCAGCACCAGCGTGCAAGCCTAAGTTTTTGCAACAGAGAAGTGAGTGCGGCTGCTTTGCGGAGGGTACCCAGATCTTGATGGCAGATGGCAGCCATAAAAATATCGTTGCAATCAAAGCAGGCGATCGCATTTGGAATCCTGTAACTCAAAAACCCATGGCGATTGCTTTTATGACGTCAGGTGAGGAGCCTATCCCACTTTTGAAAATAAATGTTCAAGGTAAGGAGCTATCGGTGACTGGCAATCACCCCTTCCCTACACCACAAGGAATTCTCCCCGCATATGAGCTGACAGAGGGGAGTCAGATTCGAGTCGGAGAAACTTGGACGAAAGTTGATACCATCGAAATTCAGAAAAGTACAAGCAAACCCATTGTTTGGAACATCATGATTCAGGCGGGGTCTGATCTAAGAGATCATATGCTGATGGCCAATGGGATTGTTACGGGAGACCTGCTCATTCAAAGCAAGCTAGAGCAAGGGCTGTTAGGGCAGGACCGTCCTGATTTTTTGGCTAGGCTTGGTGCCACCGAGCAGCTTCATCCCTGAGCTGACGATTCCAATTATTGTTTGCCAGATTCGTGTCTCCTGTCTAGATTAAGGAGCTGGACGATGAAAGGGGAGTCTTATGAAGCTATTTTATGCAACAATACTTGTCTTGATTACGGGCTCAGCAATAGCTATGCCTTCTGAACAGCAGAAGGACCAAATGACAAAGGCCTGCGTGAAAACGGGGATTCTGGTTGGACTTGTTGATGACAAGGCTAAGGAATGCCCCGAGTCTATTAAGTCGATCAAGCGTGGTGATCGGAATGCCCAGCCCTTGGTGTGCGTGCTTAGCAACAAGGCTCACAAGTTGATGAAGACCAAGTGCTGGGATGCTGCGCTTGCGGTTTATAAGGAGATTCCTTCTCTATTTAGACCTTCGGTCGAAGGTCTCTAGTCGTCAGCGAACACAGCTTGCGTCGTGGCCCACACATCCCTCGCGATGGGGCCAAACGGCTTATTTTTAGATCTAAGTAAAAACAGCTGAACGGTACGCCTCGGCAGCTCCTCATACAACATCAGCTTTAATCTGCCACTGTCCTTGAGTTTGCTGATCGCTGAAACCTCCAAATAGCCCCAGCCGTGGCCCTCCTTGATTAGAGTTTCTTTGACTTGATGGTCCGATACATACCAAACTGGACCCCCTAAGGGGCTGTTAAAGTCATCCCGTAGAGCTTTTTGCGAACTGTCATGAGCAACAATTTGAGGAAGCCCTCTGGCGAGACGGGACTGTCCGTCCAATTGGTCCGCAATGCAAACCG
It contains:
- a CDS encoding Hint domain-containing protein; the encoded protein is MKWGHQESGASQLGMIIGMLLVGGVAGKFAIDQSSEMSVIQQKASLNSEQSLLQESAVSSLGVVKVLFQYNNGEPALYASDYFSNKWTLVDNSASNSTWKLQDDSVQLKSLDAGDTQFDQVFVKDGQSLTMQNQVKIVDLLVEEKPPFEFRYKAIVESTAQDENGKKRKLMAVIDLPDPPSPSVELTGAPPSTYATPFLGSEATLSVLVTGLATSGSVFVNGQLVETLDMSGSKNHKSNFKAGELTLLNTHESSTVVKLGMCHWKEPNDEPVEYDVRVEVKDVNGDTIVLQEKLFMKQPSNYAASVAKCPSECKKKSLVWRNGDDDRFVENAIACLSAEENGNVGQDSFMYSVSAPACKPKFLQQRSECGCFAEGTQILMADGSHKNIVAIKAGDRIWNPVTQKPMAIAFMTSGEEPIPLLKINVQGKELSVTGNHPFPTPQGILPAYELTEGSQIRVGETWTKVDTIEIQKSTSKPIVWNIMIQAGSDLRDHMLMANGIVTGDLLIQSKLEQGLLGQDRPDFLARLGATEQLHP